A stretch of DNA from Juglans microcarpa x Juglans regia isolate MS1-56 chromosome 5D, Jm3101_v1.0, whole genome shotgun sequence:
tctcatggtttctcttggtgccaagtgtcgtAAACTATttaccaagtgtggctaagatcttacaATGTGTCTAAATAATACTTCTCTAGACTTATTTGGACAATCCATACTATGATTTAAAACTGACTGGGTTGTGTGCTAATATTAGTGTTATTATTCACTCCGAAAATGGTGTAAATAactttgcaccataaaatcataaataatcctATGAAACTAGGAGTGCAATTCATTTCGCAAATTTTGACTCCTAAGAATCTCGAATAAATCAAAACAAGTTTTTGTATAGCTATTGTTCGGGAAATGAAAGTTGTTTTATTGAGccgtaaaatcttaaatattaatCTGAGACTAATGGCACAAACCGCTTTTCATTCCTACACTCCTaggtacctcaaataaataaaattgtatttatgtCACCAAAGTGGGTAAGAACTAACTAAGCTGATAGATTAAAACCTATGCTATTGCTCGATTTTCGAGACTTTTTCGGGATTTTCACGATGTTTCTAAAGCCTAAAGAAAATAATCTactgaatttctagtgggctgctACATCCTCCCCTTTTAAAAAAGATCTCATCCTCAAAATTTATATACGAACACAAAACCAAATATCTACTATCAACTAAAAGAGAAGATGTTGCTCACCAAGCCTATTGTCCATCACTGGACATATTGTCACTAGTCGATGCGAGTGAGGGCGAGTCAAGGTCTACTGTCATGGTATGTTGGGGCATATAGTGGAACACGTCGTCATCGAAGTCATAAAACATCTTACCAAAGTGCTTAGGGTCAATGTGTTGCTTGACCTCCTCGTCATCACTGCCAGATATATGAACTTGAACAAGTAGTCATCCTTAGTGAGTGGATGACATCGATGATATCGATGTCTCTGGCTCAGGATTGATGGCTGCAGTGCGCTCCTTAGCTGCTTGGCTGGACTTAGCCCCATCCCGTGACATCCTAGCCCTGAAACTATCCCAATCCATCCACATGGTCAGATGAAGATGTGGATAACGCTCCTCATAAGGTAAAGCCTTCCTCTCATAACCTATACCATTCTTATCTATGTCCTTGATATGGGTGCGATAGTGTTCTATACGTTCCATCTCTTCCCAGTAGGTGTAGTCTACCTATCCAACTTGGTAAGTCGCCTCCTATGGTGTTCCTCTCTCATCTCTTGCACTCGTTGTGTGGAAAGCATCTACTTCCTAGTGTGCCATGGATACTGCAAAAAAACATAGTCAAAGATGGAAAATAACTCACATCACAAACTATAAACGAGTCCACAACAGATCTGAGATGAAAGATATACTTTATTCAATGTCCAAACAAATGAAGTATAATGACTGACTAATGCAATGTAACCTCATACATAGGCGAATACAAAAATTGGCTAAGTCGAGACCATAGACAAAACAAAAATCGGACTACGATCCAAATAGATGGCTCTCATATCAACTTTTTGTCCCAAATTGCTTCTTAAACATTATGATTCTGCCAAAGTAATTTGAGTAATGGAATCTTTTGGTTACCGCAATTCCTTCTCTTTCTGATCAATGATTTGCATTGGTCTTTCCTTGTGAGTTACGTTGGATTGCAAAGATATAATCTTGGCATCTATGATTGCTAGTATCTGATTTCCAAAACTCTTTTTCGGTGAAGACATGTGGAAAACATTATGGATTCCATGGAACTCAGTTAGTAACTCCAGGCAGTACGCAACTACTCCCACCTTCTCCAATATTTCATAAGGTCCCACATATGTTGGACTTAACTTGCCCTTAACACCAAATCGGCTTATTTCTCTCATAGGAGATAATTtcagataaacccaatctctgACTTCAAACTCTATACTCATTCTTCTGTAGTTGGCGTTGCTCTTCTATCGACTATGCTGCTTTCATCTTTTTTCTAATTGTAAGGACTTGATCTTTTATCTCTTGTAGGACTTGATTTTCCATGAATCTCCTATAATAACCAGTCAGTCCTAAGAAACTGCAAATCTTGTGCACATTGGTTGGTCTCTGCCAGTTTGTTACTGCTTCAATTTTGCTGGGATCTACTTCCACTCCTTTGCTGGAAATCATGTGACTTAGAAACTTTACTTCACGAAGCCAAAACTCGCACTTAATGAGCTCGACATAGAGCTCCTAATCTCTAACTATGGTTAGCGCCATACTTATGTGATTTCTATGCTCCTCCTTTGTCTTTGAGTAAACTAGAATGTCATCAATAAATACAATGACAAAACTATAGAGGTAAGGCCTGAATATTCTGTTCATCGTGTCCATGAATGCGGCTGGAGCATTGGTTAACCCAAAAGGTACCACTAAAAACTTGTTGTGGTTGTACCTTGTCCTTAAGGCAGTTTTCGGTACATCCTATGCCTTGACCTTCAACTAGTGATATTCGGCTCAcagatcaatctttgaaaatactgATGCTTCTTACAGTTGATCCAATAGATCATTAATCCATGGTAATGGATATTTGCTCTTGATTGTCACTTTGTTTAACTCCTTGTAGTCTATGCACATCCACATGGAACCATCCTTCTTCACGAATAGCATaggtgctccccaaggtgaaGAACTAAGACGAATAAATCCTTCTCTAATAGTTCCTCCAACTACACCTTGAGCTCCATCAATTCCATGAGAGCCATGCGATACACTGCCTTGTGTGTCGGAATCATCACAGGTTCCAACTCTATTCCAAACTCCGTCTCTCTGACTAGTGGTAATTCGGGTAACGCATGGTTGAAAACTTCAGGAAAGTCTTCAACCGCGAGTGTCCCACGGACTTCTTTACTTTCTACTGACTTCTCGACAACCATAAATAGAAATGTTGAGGCACCTTCCTCAATGCACCTCCTGGCCTGTATAGTCGAAATCACTAGAGGGGTGGCCTTAAACGACGCTCCTAGATAACTCATCTTGTCTTCATTTGGGGGTTTAAACAAAAATTCTCTCTTCCGACAGTCTATCTTAGCATAGTGCTTGAACAACTAGTCCATCCTTAAAATTAAGTCGAACTCTATCTAACCGAATACCAATAAGTCGGCCTTCAACATCATTCCTTCTGACTCAATGGGACAGTCCTTAACTAAATGGGTACAAGCTACTGTATTCCCGTCCAGAATCGTTACTACAACCTTATGAGGTAATAGCTCGGTTTGCAAACTACAAATCCATGCAAACACTACAGACACAAAAGACTATGACGTGCCCGAATCAAATAGTGCATAAGCTGTGATCCTTAATAGGTTGgtgttttgtaaaataaaagGCAATAGTACTATCAATGGTAGTCCTATCATCTATATTAAAATAAAGgcacaaaattattaaaaaatactagtCATGCCTTTGAAtgctttttctcattttccccCAAGGTATGAGCACTTTGCTTTTGTTGAGCTTTTGAGCACCGAGAGGCATGCAATTGTATCCATGATACTCATTTGATGGCAGGCACTTTGACTGTGGCATTGTTTACCTACTGTAAGAGCTTGTCCCTGTATGTTTCTCATTGAGATGGAAAGAACTATTACTCCATATGTTTCTCGCCTAGATCGTGAGCACTTTAACTTCTTAATGCTTTCCTAGTGGCAAGCACTTACCTACAGTAATGCTTGCCTACTAGCAAACTCTATCATTCTACATGTTCCTTACCAAGATGGCAAGTACTATAATTCCTTACATTGCTTGCCGAGTGCTGAGTAACTGAATCCCTTAATGCTTGCCTACCACTTGAACACcatttctccttatttttcatCGCCTAAATGGCGAGCACTATCATTCCTACATTGCTCGCCAAGTAGCGACACTCATATTATGTAATACACACCTAGTGGCGAGCACTTTGCATGAGTGGCTAATAGAAGTGAATATATTAAGAAACTCATAACATATCAAGAGgatatgttgaaaatcaaaAGGGGGTTATTTCTTACGTAACAATCATAACTGTTCGctaaaaatatctgcaagtgtacagaatcgtaacaagtagtaaaatgttttaaagaaaacggatatcAAACCCACTAGGactaattatgctattgagtactgaaatttactaaattaattactacttggaaaaccaaaatttgaataatagattatctaaattaaactgaagataaaagcatcaaaattaagatttttttttaaagataataagaatagatctagagtaTTTGATTTCACCaaacaaatcccacacaatttattcttccttatcatagaattctaattatcccaagttgatgataaaaatcccttaactattaaaaattttctcTCGAACtatatcaaaaatatctccaactattaactctatatctctatgtaaatttaactaattggagactcattaagttctttgaattttttttttaaaatcacactaattgcggtaaagtatctctattttcactcaactaatggtgattaatcctagagctttaatcacaaatcacctctcggtctcattgtgattcaatagatcgaacaatagttagctagaaaattgcaagcattaagaacaaggaataaacactcaatcacggaaatattgaaaataaaataacttagaatataaattgtgttcaatactaggctacatcaaagctctagaaaataaaattaatacttaaaaagaaaaacaataaaactagtgttctttgttggagtcagttgatgaagcatgcggctctcatCTCTATTCCCACAGATCTGCCTCATTGggagaaatttaaataataaactttGAACTATTGAAACCTAAACTTAGACTCTCAAAAACTCTAGACCATCCTATTCATCCCACATGTCgaaattcaaatctggaaataagataaatgtggctacaatcttgcctaaagatctggaaaatagtttctaaagacaaatgttaacataaaagaaattatcccaagaataaagAGATTATCTAAAaaggaagattcagtgatatgcggcttgaattgCGGATTTCGAGAGGATTTGGTCACCaacagattgattgcggaactcgaATTTGGTGGTTAGTAGCAGATTGATCTCGGTCGGGAGGAAATATCCCACCAAGTAGATACTGTGtgtgctgaatataactggtcttctcgcctaccgagtggaaagacttCCGACTAGGATGAAATACTCCTCTCGCCAATCGAGTGGAAAAGCTGCTTGCCTTTTGTCTCGTTGTTGCCCaagatgtcgtttaggttggtcttttaagttggtagtttagactagtcgcccaatctaaccgcTTGGGGCCTTGTCACCAAGTCTTCTCACCCAGGTCTTCACGCCAAGGTTTTTAGCCCAGTTTGGTCACGAGtctcctcgcccaaatctcctattttgtatcaaaatgctctcctttagACTAAATCTactcattcattcaaatccaagaaaataatgaaatatatatagaaataaaataaaatcaatagtattgaaggaaaaataaaacttttcataaataaaagagtgataaaaatcacataaaaataacacttatcaaatacctcCAAATTTAAGCTTTGCTTGCcctcgagcaaagaagaaaagaaagacaattaaaacaagcattggtttgattcataaaatttattgtctcAAATATTGTCTAAAGTCTCTAATTCAAAGAAATCATTCAAGATgaatcaagtccaaaagttaattcaaaacttaattcCACCGCATTATCCATCTCCACATTTATGCATACCCTTCATTCTCACTTTATCATTAGCTCCTGGATAGTTTTacgcaaacaagtaaataaataatggatctctaaacacTCCATAGGCTtccttttcaaatcactctccactaatgtagaatagaaactatcaccagggatcaataggtctttattaagcttgtaatgtacAGCTAGGGTTAGTGATACAAAGAAAAGataggattcaaacaaagtaaaagaacttaagtttgaacacccACAGAACAAATAGAGCATTTTCACTTCTAGCATCTCCTCTCAATcattgtaaatctctcaacatatATCTCTTTAATatactttcaagtatctctctctttacccctctattcggTAGGTcggatattttcttttcttttctttttccatgaaaatattccatactttttcggctgcctttgtggatgactctcgTCGGCCTTTTCTTATTGGCCACACAGTAGATGAGTTGACTCTTCACACCTCCAAACTtgtgattttgataatattgctataattaactttacttgtagaccttctacctctcttgcctttcatgctcttaTGAGTCtatgactttgtgtaaacttagttctcttgaaaggtaagaaagtcagtgtttaagctcaaatagggtaAGGAGTATGagatttacaagaaagaaaaatacaaggccaaaatatatttcaataaagctcaaatgggtgactagagataaagataataaacatgtaagcttgaaaggctcaatcggtccaaagaatgccttaatcattttttaaataatattctgtCTAGGATTTTGCCTCGAGTGTAATAAAAgaagttctagagtaagttggAATCAtgcaaattcacaaaattcacataaaatctctctaggtactcaaaacaattaatgatcataagaagtaatatcaaattaagtaagatcaagtaaaaaattaacaactagacttaagcaatgagaatttttcctaaaaattataatcaatttcaatcatattcttatcataggcttttattcatcaaaccatattgtttttatcatctcatcattattattattgttattattattattattattattattattattattattattattttaaataaataatataatataatatcctTTCCCCcacaaacttaaatatcacattgtcctcaatgggaaaatgaagaaaaactaaagcaaaaaatgagagaaggtaagatATGCTCCCTTGATTGTTTCCAATTCtgccaattgaatattttccttaaaggtGCAGCTGTGTACTCCTTGGAGATCTCCTCGCCTTTTCGTTCCTGCAAGacgaaagaaaatgaataatattaagtaaaaacagaagtttataaaataaaataaaataaaaaccttgGGTTACCTCCCAGAAGtgctttatttaaaatctatagctaGACATTGtcctctcatcatttattaCTGGCGAGATCGATGGAACACTTTTTCAAGTTAAAGTCTCCGTCCACatagggttttaatctctgTCCGAGAGGCACTCACGATCTTCTCCAGTATGTGCTTCAACACCCAATTAGACACCTTGACCTAGATGCTcatttgaggatggtatggtgtcGCCATATGATGTGTAACTCCATACTTAGTCAGTAGCGCTTCAAATTGGTAATTGCAAAAATGCTTCCAgccatcactgattatggccctCAGAGTGCTGAATTGGGAAAATATGTTCTTCCGCAAGAAATTCACTATGACCCTCGCATCATTGGTTGGCTAGGCGActgcttccacccatttggagATATAATCTActgcaaccaaaataaatttgttagagtatgaggatggaaaaggacccatgaaatctataccccaaacgtcaaataattcaatcactaaaatattgtttaaaagcatctcatgtttcctagaaatgttgtcaaccctttgacaatgatcacataaattaacaaaattaaaagagtcttTAAAAATAGTCGGCTAATAAAAGCCGCATTGTAAAAGTTTCACTGCtgtttttgctccaccaaagtggccGCCGGCTTCCAATGAGTGGCAATGTCTGAGTATGCTCTCCATCTCCTCCTTGGGCACACATCTCATCTCCTGATTATATGGTCCGCGCAGTGCCGATATAGAAaattttcctcccaaaaataatatttcaagtcggagaagaacttcttcttttgttgatatgtctTCTCGGCCGGTAGAATTCtggacaccaaataatttaccaCGTCGGCATACCATGGAACAACTTGTATAGCCATTAATTGCTCGTCTAGGAAGGTCTCATTAATTGGGAATTTTTCCTTGCCAACCGCCTCTTTAAGCTCAAGACGAGATAAGTGGTCGGCCACTACATTCTCAGTaccttttttatcttttatttccaaatcgaACTCTTGTAATAGCAGAATCCATCTTAACAGTCTTGGTTTGGCATCCCTCTTCAACAGCAAGTATTTAAAGGTTGAGTGATCGGTGTAGACGACTACCTtcgaacctatcaaataagaacaaaatttgtcaaaggcaaaCGCAActgctaacaattcttttttagtagtagcataattaagttgagtttCTGTTAAGGTccgacttgcataataaataacatgaaaaatctTATCTTTCCTCTGCCCCAAAATAGCCCTTATAGCATAATTGCTAGgatcacacattaattcaaaaggtaaattccaatCCGGTGATACAATGATAGGTGCAATTCAAACTGAGTATGTTTAATCTACAGATTGAAGagaggtttagtaatttgaaaaaaatcctTGATAAACTGATGATAGAACCGGGCGTGACCCAAAAAGCTCCTCACGCCCTTCACATTGGTCGGTGGTGGGAGTTtgtcaataacttctatctttgCTCCGTCGACCTCAATTCCCTTGATGGAAATGCGGTGGCCGAGCACTATTCCCTTCTCGACCATGaagtgatatttttttcaatttgaaacaAGACTTGTCTCCTTGCATCTCtacaaaaccaaagataaattagataagcaattatcaaaagagtgaccaaaaaccgagaagtcatccatgaagatttttaaaattttttccatcATGTCCGAGAAGATggacatcatgcatctttgGAAAGTGGTTGGCGGATTGCAAAGTCCAAAAGGCATGCGCCTATATGCAAAAGTGTCGTAAGGACATGTGAAAGTGGTCTTCTCTTGATCGTCGGGTGCAATGGCTATTTGATTGTAACAAgaatatccatctagaaaatAGTAGTAAGCGTGGCTGGCAAATCTTTCTAGCATTTGACCAATAAAAGGTAAGGAAAAATGGTCTTTCTGAGTTGCATCATTCAGTCTTTGATAGTCTATGCTTACTCGTCATCCCATGACCATCCTCGTCAGTATGAGTTTATTATTGTCATTCTTGATCACGATTATCCCTCCTTTCTCTGGGACGACTTGCACTGGTCTTACCCATGCACTatctgagattggataaatgatcATGGCATCTAAAAGCTCCAATACCTCTAtatgcaccacttcttgcatCGATGGATTCAATCTCCTCTGGGATTGGACGATCAgtttaaaattatcctccattaaaatcttgtgctTGAAAATTGAAGGACTAATTCCTTTGATTTCCGAGATGGTCCAACCCAAAGCCATCTTGTGTTCCTGCAAGACTCTCAGCAACTACTCTTCCTTTACATCACTCAAGgaactattaataataattaaaaaagtagagTCCTGGCCTAGGAAAATGTatcttaaatttgatggaagcggtTTGAGTTCAAGCTTGGGTGGTTCCTTACTGGGAGATGTCAATCGAGATGAGTTTAGTTCTTCCACTTTCAGTTTTATTGAAGGAGAAATGGATGGTGtagcttccaaatatctctcacactccTAACCTCTCCATCTTAGGATTCAATAGATGTAGAGTGAGAaagacatacctcaagtggtagctttgaaaattcagctccataagtctcATCGGCCTTGACCATGTCTCGgatgcttatttgaaaacaagaatgcaCCTAGAAAGggaattccatagatttaaatacgTTAAAAGTAACCTGCTCCTCTCCGACCCTCAAAACGAGTTTCCCTTActggacatcaattaaagttctccccGTTGCCATGAAAGGCCGGCCCagtatcaaagggatctcctcatcctcctccatatcaagcACAATGAAGTCGACTAGGAATATGAACTTATCAATTTTCACAAGTACATCCTCAATGAGTCCTCTTGGGTATTTAATAGATTTGTCAGCCAATTGTAGAGAGATAGTGGTTGGCTTTGTTTCTCCGAGACATAGTTTCCTAAAAATAGAGAGAtgcattagattaatacttgtCCCTAAGTCGCATAaagttttatcaaaatatgaatttcctatagtgcaagTGATCGTGAAACTCTCCAAATCTTTTAACTTAGGCGgcagcttcttttgtaaaattgcactgctctcctcgGTCAGCATTACAGTCTCATGCTCCACCAACTTCCTcttgtttaataatatatccttaaaaaattttgcatatttaggcatttaCTCTAAAGCTTCAATGAAAGAAATACTAATATGCAGTTGCttaaatatattgagaaatttagagaactgattatcaatcttattattattttttttaatctctgcCGAAAGGAATTCGTGGATCATATATtaaaggagaataagtttcaacAATAAACTCTCtagatttcttgggttttgtaGCCCCTTTATTCCCTTTAGTCTTCTCAACCTGCTGGTCGGTCACATCCTGATCTGTATTTTTCACCTCGTACTCGATTTCCTTCTTTTAGGAGTCCACATTTTTGGCAGCTTCTGCATCTCACTCGATATTTACCGACTGGTCATATATCCAcccacttctcaatgttatggctttgacatgttccttcGGATTGGTCATAGTGTTGCTCGGTAAAGACCCTGCTGTCCTCTtggtaagcatgtttgagagctgacTGATTTGCACCTCAAGATTGCAGATTGAAgccgagttgttttggatcaccatatcagtcttATGCATGTACTGCTtaaacatatcctcaagtgtcggcttcttctctttctatggaaactgttgaggtggtctaaccggcacttggttattgctccatgaaaagttagggtgatttctccatccaagattgaatgtgtttgaataaggattattttgatgttggaAATTGGACACGTAATGGGCTTGTTCATGACTCGGTTGGACAAAAGGATTtcccacttggcaatctacacttgagTGATTTCCTGcacaatgatcacaaacaacattagtttgaatagcattaacaTTCATCTTACCTAGTTGTTGTGATAAATTTACTATCTGCGCCGCCAATGTGGTAATAGAATCAAGTTAAAAAACGCCAGTCATCTTTCTTGGCATtactgtaacgcccgtccttgtggtgggtctttttataaaatattttgagaaaggacgacgggaattaccgtcctatttaaaactttttgctttcttcccagggtgcaagactctacgtttataaaataaaaatgtgcttttgcaataaaagaggtttacagctgaaaacatcaattttaataataaaatgcctctcttacatttgaacctcgtgcctagacttccgtgctcttccccatgggccgtgtctgtcctgacacgtacttcatttccttccctgtgtggggggggggggggagggacatgcataaaaactaaaatgagtcgaagactcttAAGCATTactcatgcagttaaaatataacaacgtaggttttcattcatgcattcatcattcgtacatactatacatacatgcatgcatgcatacgtgcgttcatttgaaaacgtcactggacgggatttttctttcttttcgtaaaacgtttcacctatcagtgccttcatttcttaaagtgcgttcgtgcatgcgtacatacgtacatacatacattcattcttttcactttcataggccggtacacactgttacgtcccgtgtgttagggttagcggccctttgaCTTGGATTCCGCTCATGGCCAAAGGTTGGGAATCACTTTTCATAGGGgacagcactgggtgcactaccagtactacttacctggcattgcaatctgcccattcattggtaccctttcattcattcatgtggtcgttacgtatcttcatatatttcatgctttcattcattgtttaattcattcgttcatgccagctctgaagagttggagcttcattcattcatgccagctctgaagagctggagctttcattcagttc
This window harbors:
- the LOC121265804 gene encoding uncharacterized protein LOC121265804, with amino-acid sequence MSIEFEVRDWVYLKLSPMREISRFGVKGKLSPTYVGPYEILEKVGVVAYCLELLTEFHGIHNVFHMSSPKKSFGNQILAIIDAKIISLQSNVTHKERPMQIIDQKEKELR